In a genomic window of Streptomyces sp. NBC_01231:
- a CDS encoding DUF4232 domain-containing protein, with protein MRHSNGIRRAALATTAVTTVAAAVTGILPGTAMAASTTTSTPPPACPASALQVSAWQAVHRPVGTGTGAAVVQFTNVSRKTCVLKGHPTVAGAGNGSPAHNTPLKVTPTGRAAAVTVRPHGKAWVKLTFVQVQGEADGYCVSGKDPVTYPTMVIGLPHSGKHQVALNDGVWAECDDKVTVTPVSAVKPS; from the coding sequence ATGCGGCACAGCAACGGCATTCGCAGGGCGGCTCTGGCGACGACGGCGGTCACGACCGTCGCGGCGGCGGTGACCGGCATCCTGCCCGGCACCGCCATGGCGGCGAGCACCACCACCTCCACCCCGCCGCCCGCCTGCCCGGCCTCCGCCCTCCAGGTCAGCGCCTGGCAGGCCGTCCACCGGCCCGTCGGGACCGGGACCGGGGCGGCGGTCGTGCAGTTCACCAACGTCTCCCGGAAGACGTGCGTCCTGAAGGGCCATCCGACGGTCGCGGGCGCCGGCAACGGCTCCCCCGCCCACAACACCCCGCTCAAGGTCACCCCCACCGGCAGGGCGGCCGCCGTGACGGTCCGGCCGCACGGCAAGGCGTGGGTGAAGCTGACCTTCGTCCAGGTCCAGGGGGAGGCCGACGGCTACTGCGTGTCGGGCAAGGACCCGGTGACGTATCCGACGATGGTCATCGGGCTGCCACACTCCGGGAAGCACCAGGTCGCCCTGAACGACGGGGTGTGGGCCGAGTGCGACGACAAGGTGACCGTCACCCCGGTCTCGGCGGTCAAGCCTTCCTGA
- a CDS encoding class F sortase, with protein MPSAHRPALSRARLATLTLLTLVSVLTGCSAGPDPTVRVVPSASAPGTPRSGQPAASDAPAAPAAPAEVAVPSVGITSSLMELGLNTDRTVQVPPAEEGMTAGWYTGGAVPGEIGAAVIIGHNDTRFGEAVFHDLKKIKEGADITVTDKTGKALHFTVTATESVAKNAFPTEKVYGPTQERALRLITCDGDFDAQGHPVDNLIVYATAS; from the coding sequence TTGCCCTCTGCACACCGTCCGGCCCTGTCCCGGGCCCGCCTCGCGACCCTCACCCTGCTGACCCTCGTCAGCGTGCTCACCGGCTGCTCGGCCGGCCCCGACCCGACAGTGCGGGTCGTCCCCTCCGCCTCCGCACCCGGCACCCCGAGGTCCGGGCAGCCCGCGGCCTCTGACGCTCCGGCGGCTCCGGCTGCCCCCGCCGAGGTGGCCGTTCCCTCCGTGGGGATCACCAGTTCGCTGATGGAGTTGGGCCTCAACACGGATCGGACGGTCCAGGTCCCGCCGGCCGAGGAGGGGATGACCGCGGGCTGGTACACGGGCGGTGCGGTGCCCGGTGAGATCGGCGCGGCCGTCATCATCGGCCACAACGACACCCGCTTCGGCGAGGCCGTCTTCCACGACCTGAAGAAGATCAAGGAGGGTGCGGACATCACCGTCACCGACAAGACGGGAAAAGCCCTCCACTTCACCGTCACGGCCACGGAGAGCGTCGCCAAGAACGCCTTCCCGACGGAGAAGGTCTACGGGCCGACCCAGGAACGTGCTCTACGGCTCATCACGTGCGACGGCGACTTCGACGCGCAGGGGCACCCTGTCGACAACCTCATCGTGTACGCGACAGCGAGCTGA
- a CDS encoding HAMP domain-containing histidine kinase codes for MRRPDKGDAAGAARLPLRKSLAGRLLTVTALVASCSVAGTAWLAVQTTSVAIRQEQGQNLKSDAKIYNTLLGYAATHPGWDGVDTTVRDLAQESGRRIVLTTPGRSPIVDSADSRSAGGGSSDDLLAQQASALVDPRAVDPVLVPDAAKVGANRVDPRAVGPFRLPAKERDALRKASVRRVECLSQMGIAADVVESPGGRPRVQFVSDETEGGTDSVTDRDMAAKCLSSYPVGPTATERKALSALNQLADACLKRRGRTAVKLNLDLSWDRSYAYGRDDAAPVAEDGLSDREAKALAAKKAEDAATAQREAASGGALDYAPAEIRDSAYDRAVANCVESARREQLTGYVAEPALLFIDGPGAAGVPGFDLSRANTARIAGVTALVLALTVGASVLAGARLVRPLHALTGAAQRMREGLDATPMPVPVVSDNEIGRLTAAFNDMAAHRARLEEQRKVMVSDVAHELRTPLSNIRGWLEAAHDGLAVPDPAFVSSLLEEAVQLQHLINDLQDLGAADAGALRLHRKPVRIDELLGQVTAAHQGLAETAGVTLTVLTPPPGTPHPPLLDADPVRLRQTVSNLLSNAVRHTPAGGTVTLRRYVTDPGDELAVEVSDTGSGIPAGDLPYVFDRFWRAEKSRNRSTGGSGLGLAIVLKLAEAHGGTVDVASTEGEGATFTLRLPTAESRKPEGPGRP; via the coding sequence ATGCGTCGTCCTGACAAGGGAGATGCGGCGGGGGCCGCCCGGCTGCCGCTGCGCAAGAGCCTGGCGGGGCGGCTGTTGACCGTGACGGCGCTGGTGGCCTCGTGCTCGGTCGCCGGGACCGCCTGGCTGGCCGTGCAGACGACCTCCGTCGCGATCCGCCAGGAGCAGGGGCAGAACCTCAAGTCCGACGCGAAGATCTACAACACCCTTCTCGGCTACGCGGCCACCCACCCCGGCTGGGACGGCGTCGACACCACCGTGCGAGATCTGGCCCAGGAGTCCGGGCGCCGGATCGTGCTCACCACGCCGGGCCGAAGCCCGATCGTGGACTCGGCCGACTCCCGCTCGGCGGGCGGCGGTTCGTCCGACGATCTGCTCGCTCAGCAGGCCTCGGCGCTCGTGGATCCGCGCGCCGTCGACCCCGTGCTGGTGCCCGACGCGGCCAAGGTCGGCGCCAACCGCGTCGATCCACGGGCCGTGGGGCCCTTCCGGCTGCCCGCGAAGGAACGCGACGCACTGCGGAAGGCCTCCGTCCGGAGGGTGGAGTGCCTCAGCCAGATGGGTATCGCCGCCGACGTCGTCGAGAGCCCGGGCGGACGGCCCCGCGTCCAGTTCGTGAGCGACGAGACCGAGGGCGGGACCGACAGCGTGACCGACCGTGACATGGCGGCGAAGTGTCTGTCGTCCTACCCGGTCGGTCCCACCGCGACCGAGCGGAAGGCCCTGAGCGCCCTCAACCAACTGGCCGACGCCTGCCTGAAACGACGGGGCCGCACCGCCGTGAAACTGAACCTGGACCTGTCCTGGGACCGGAGTTACGCATACGGGCGGGACGACGCGGCCCCCGTCGCCGAGGACGGCCTCAGCGATCGGGAGGCGAAGGCCCTGGCCGCCAAGAAGGCGGAGGACGCCGCGACGGCCCAACGCGAGGCGGCATCCGGCGGCGCACTCGACTACGCCCCCGCCGAGATCCGCGACAGCGCGTACGACCGGGCCGTGGCCAACTGTGTCGAAAGCGCCCGCCGGGAACAGCTCACGGGCTATGTCGCCGAGCCCGCACTCCTGTTCATCGACGGCCCCGGTGCCGCCGGCGTGCCTGGCTTCGACCTCTCCCGCGCCAACACCGCACGCATCGCCGGTGTCACCGCCCTGGTCCTCGCCCTCACCGTCGGCGCCTCGGTGCTCGCCGGAGCCAGGCTCGTACGCCCGTTGCACGCGCTCACCGGCGCCGCCCAGCGCATGCGGGAGGGCCTGGACGCGACGCCGATGCCCGTGCCCGTCGTCTCCGACAATGAGATCGGACGGCTGACGGCGGCCTTCAACGACATGGCCGCGCACCGGGCCCGCCTGGAGGAGCAGCGCAAGGTGATGGTCAGCGATGTCGCCCATGAGCTGCGAACGCCGCTGAGCAACATCCGGGGCTGGCTGGAGGCGGCCCACGACGGACTGGCCGTGCCGGACCCCGCGTTCGTCTCCTCGCTCCTGGAGGAGGCGGTGCAGCTCCAGCACCTCATCAACGACCTCCAGGACCTGGGCGCGGCCGACGCGGGCGCCCTGCGGCTGCACCGGAAGCCGGTACGGATCGACGAGCTGCTCGGCCAGGTCACCGCCGCGCACCAGGGGTTGGCCGAGACGGCGGGCGTCACCCTCACGGTCCTGACACCGCCGCCGGGCACCCCTCACCCACCGCTCCTCGACGCCGACCCCGTACGGCTGCGGCAGACCGTCAGCAACCTGCTCTCCAACGCGGTGCGCCACACCCCGGCCGGCGGCACGGTGACCCTGCGCCGGTACGTCACCGACCCGGGGGACGAGCTCGCCGTGGAGGTGTCCGACACCGGCAGTGGCATTCCGGCGGGCGACCTCCCGTACGTGTTCGACCGTTTTTGGCGGGCGGAGAAGTCCCGCAATCGCAGCACCGGCGGCAGCGGCCTCGGCCTGGCGATCGTCCTCAAGCTCGCCGAGGCCCACGGCGGCACGGTGGACGTGGCGAGCACGGAGGGGGAGGGGGCCACCTTCACCCTGCGGCTGCCGACAGCCGAGTCACGGAAGCCGGAGGGCCCCGGTCGACCCTGA
- a CDS encoding response regulator transcription factor, which produces MCANIVVAEDDAKQAELVRRYLEHEGHAVTVVEDGRTALETVRHQEPDLVVLDVMMPGADGLDVVRILRAERREVPVLMLTARSTEDDLLLGLDLGADDYMTKPFSPRELTARVRTLLRRNRRGPDPAPVTVPAPAPASEPEAAPDDEVLTVGALRVDPSRHEVPVGGTPVECTPGEFRILAAMAAEPGRVFTRARLLDELHGFDKYISGRTVDVHVMNLRKKIERAPRRPARLITVFGVGYKLTDPAKNVRHASS; this is translated from the coding sequence GTGTGCGCAAACATTGTGGTCGCCGAAGACGACGCGAAGCAGGCCGAACTGGTGCGCCGCTACCTGGAGCACGAGGGTCACGCCGTCACGGTCGTCGAGGACGGCCGGACGGCTCTCGAGACGGTCCGGCACCAGGAACCCGACCTGGTCGTCCTCGACGTGATGATGCCCGGGGCCGACGGCCTCGACGTCGTACGGATCCTGCGCGCCGAACGCCGGGAGGTGCCGGTGCTGATGCTGACGGCCCGCAGCACCGAGGACGATCTGCTGCTCGGCCTCGACCTCGGCGCCGACGACTACATGACCAAGCCGTTCAGTCCGCGTGAACTCACCGCCCGGGTAAGGACGTTACTTCGCCGCAACCGGCGCGGCCCCGACCCGGCTCCGGTGACCGTACCCGCCCCCGCTCCCGCCTCGGAGCCCGAAGCGGCCCCGGACGACGAGGTGTTGACGGTCGGGGCGCTCAGGGTCGATCCCTCGCGGCACGAGGTGCCGGTCGGCGGGACGCCCGTCGAGTGCACGCCCGGTGAGTTCCGTATCCTCGCGGCGATGGCGGCCGAGCCCGGCCGGGTCTTCACCAGGGCACGGCTCCTGGACGAGCTGCACGGCTTCGACAAGTACATCAGCGGCCGGACCGTCGACGTGCACGTCATGAACCTGCGCAAGAAGATCGAGCGCGCCCCACGACGGCCGGCCCGCCTCATCACCGTCTTCGGCGTCGGCTACAAACTCACGGACCCCGCGAAGAACGTGCGCCATGCGTCGTCCTGA
- a CDS encoding glycoside hydrolase family 125 protein, translating to MWAASVKTTLSRTLEAALADAGRRPAQWGEPGWPADRILPVRVDLARSAGTNFEQLVLAIRAALTPIGRPLPAFNLALRRYWEANHPGEPLEAYLRRGGIGSRFGQAMPQQMQSALADVAQALMLPGTIGSAVGQITGARQPGPVRRRPVRMAQQGLSSEQFNERHQHAVDGALQRAGIAAGREDHNIHVTSLDSTGEVDSLCAPLQLAYGIWRATGSLGHLTADDRFVRAARSIIALWRVEQDHENRSPYEFRRLGDDAFDSLPRGGRGAPVAPTGMTWSGFRPSDDRCHHGYLVPSNAMAAVAVSGLAELATAIGDPGLAADATALSAEIATGVRTHGVTAGADPTVYAYEVDGLGAQLLMDDANIPSLLSLPYLGWCDPGEQLYLRTREFVLSDANPFYYAGSSASGIGSPHTPPDHIWPLSLTMQALTSDDEAERTRLAELLLRTDGGTGSMHESFHVDDPATFTRPWFGWGDALFAELLLDLTGRSTAALHPRLSTTQPPSR from the coding sequence GGCTGGCCGGCCGACCGGATCCTGCCCGTACGCGTCGACCTCGCCCGCTCCGCCGGCACCAACTTCGAGCAGCTCGTGCTGGCGATCCGGGCCGCTCTCACCCCGATCGGCCGCCCGCTGCCCGCCTTCAACCTCGCGCTGCGCCGTTACTGGGAGGCCAACCACCCCGGCGAGCCTCTGGAGGCGTACCTGCGCCGCGGCGGCATCGGGTCCCGGTTCGGGCAGGCCATGCCGCAGCAGATGCAGTCCGCGCTCGCCGACGTCGCCCAGGCGCTCATGCTGCCCGGCACGATCGGCTCAGCCGTCGGCCAGATCACCGGTGCCCGACAGCCGGGCCCTGTCCGTCGTCGACCAGTACGCATGGCCCAGCAAGGCCTGTCCTCCGAGCAGTTCAACGAACGGCATCAGCACGCCGTCGACGGCGCTTTGCAACGGGCAGGGATCGCGGCCGGCCGGGAGGACCACAACATCCACGTCACCAGCCTGGACAGCACCGGCGAGGTCGACTCGCTTTGCGCCCCGCTCCAGCTGGCCTACGGCATCTGGCGGGCCACCGGCAGCCTCGGCCATCTCACCGCCGACGACCGCTTCGTCCGCGCCGCCCGCAGCATCATCGCCCTGTGGCGGGTCGAGCAGGACCACGAGAACCGCTCACCGTACGAGTTCCGGCGCCTCGGCGACGACGCGTTCGACTCGCTGCCGCGCGGCGGCCGGGGCGCGCCGGTCGCGCCCACCGGCATGACCTGGTCCGGCTTCCGCCCCAGCGACGACCGCTGCCACCACGGCTACCTGGTCCCGTCCAACGCCATGGCGGCCGTCGCGGTGAGCGGTCTCGCCGAGCTGGCGACGGCGATCGGTGACCCCGGCCTCGCCGCCGACGCCACGGCCCTCTCGGCCGAGATCGCCACCGGGGTGCGTACGCACGGGGTGACCGCAGGGGCGGACCCGACGGTGTACGCGTACGAAGTCGACGGTCTCGGCGCGCAGTTGCTGATGGACGACGCCAACATCCCGAGCCTCCTCTCGCTGCCCTACCTGGGCTGGTGCGACCCGGGCGAACAGCTCTACCTGCGCACCCGCGAGTTCGTCCTCAGCGACGCCAACCCCTTCTACTACGCGGGCAGTTCGGCGTCCGGCATCGGCAGCCCGCACACCCCACCCGACCACATCTGGCCGCTCTCCCTGACCATGCAGGCCCTGACCAGCGACGACGAGGCCGAGCGGACCCGCCTCGCGGAGCTGCTGCTGCGCACCGACGGGGGCACCGGCTCCATGCACGAGAGCTTCCACGTCGACGACCCCGCGACCTTCACCCGCCCCTGGTTCGGCTGGGGCGACGCCCTCTTCGCCGAGCTGCTCCTCGACCTCACAGGACGCTCGACGGCAGCCCTGCACCCTCGCCTGTCCACCACCCAACCGCCCTCACGGTAA